The following proteins are co-located in the Bradyrhizobium sp. AZCC 2176 genome:
- a CDS encoding GNAT family N-acetyltransferase, whose amino-acid sequence MSETRSYPRHVKTDAGDIEFRMMARADEPAVLAFAQKLPTHDLLFLPRNISQPKVLSAWVNEIERGAIVSLLAVKNGTVVGCGTLVRDPHSWSPHVGEIRMVVSLDVRGHGVGRALSQETFALALGAGLEKLSVQMTVDQQAAITLFESLGFKAEALLRDHVRDVDGKKHDIVVLGHNVAQVRAQLEAYGLPGAVQH is encoded by the coding sequence ATGAGCGAAACACGTTCCTATCCGCGCCACGTCAAGACCGACGCCGGCGACATCGAATTCCGCATGATGGCGCGTGCCGACGAGCCCGCCGTGCTGGCGTTCGCGCAAAAACTTCCGACGCATGATTTGCTGTTCCTGCCGCGCAATATCAGCCAGCCCAAAGTGCTGTCGGCCTGGGTCAACGAGATCGAGCGCGGCGCCATCGTCAGCCTGCTGGCGGTGAAAAACGGGACGGTGGTCGGCTGCGGCACGCTGGTGCGCGATCCCCATTCGTGGTCGCCCCATGTCGGCGAGATCCGGATGGTGGTGTCGCTGGACGTCCGTGGGCACGGGGTTGGCCGGGCGCTGTCCCAGGAGACCTTCGCGCTCGCCTTGGGCGCCGGCCTGGAAAAGCTGTCGGTGCAGATGACGGTCGATCAGCAGGCGGCGATCACGCTGTTCGAAAGCCTTGGCTTCAAGGCCGAGGCCCTGCTGCGGGACCACGTCCGGGACGTCGACGGCAAGAAGCACGACATCGTCGTGCTCGGACACAATGTGGCGCAGGTTCGGGCACAGTTGGAAGCCTACGGGTTGCCAGGGGCGGTCCAGCACTAG
- a CDS encoding alpha/beta fold hydrolase, with product MNAPAGVDFASISERVQSEVQRAIQRSIKGVEYFSSSGPSLGSTPKDILAARGTMNLYHYRPIADEIYRVPILIVMATTNRGYILDMVPGQSFIEFLLKSGYDVYMLDWTAPKPEEKSLRMEDYVLDFIPDCVRRVQQDSGEHDVTVIGYCFGGVLSLLYGSIFNDGPMKNLICFTTPIDFREMKLFQNFSDRRYFDVDKLVDSVGNVPPEMILSSFEMLRPASRTVSQVQLWENIWNDEYVKAYRMMDRWGTDTLPLAGEYFRTITKDLMWDNKLYNDTMSVGGRAADISKIKVPILHAVAEHDHIVPYDAAKHLITKVGSTDKEEVMLKGGHVSLVAGANAIKRLWPKLDSWLGKRST from the coding sequence ATGAACGCTCCCGCGGGTGTCGATTTCGCCTCGATCTCGGAGCGGGTCCAGTCCGAGGTGCAGCGCGCGATCCAGCGCAGCATCAAGGGGGTCGAATATTTTTCCTCGTCCGGCCCGTCGCTCGGCTCGACGCCAAAGGACATCCTGGCCGCCCGCGGCACCATGAACCTCTATCACTACCGGCCGATCGCGGACGAAATCTATCGCGTGCCGATCCTGATCGTGATGGCCACCACCAACCGCGGCTACATCCTCGACATGGTGCCTGGCCAAAGCTTCATCGAGTTTCTCTTAAAGAGCGGCTACGACGTCTACATGCTGGACTGGACCGCGCCGAAGCCGGAGGAAAAATCCCTGCGGATGGAGGACTACGTCCTCGACTTCATCCCCGATTGCGTCCGCCGCGTGCAGCAGGATTCCGGCGAGCACGACGTCACCGTGATCGGCTATTGCTTCGGCGGCGTGCTGTCGCTGCTGTACGGCTCGATTTTCAACGACGGGCCGATGAAGAATTTGATCTGTTTCACCACGCCGATCGATTTTCGCGAGATGAAGCTGTTTCAGAATTTTTCGGACCGCCGCTATTTCGATGTCGACAAGCTGGTCGACAGCGTCGGCAACGTGCCGCCGGAAATGATCCTGTCCTCGTTCGAGATGCTGCGGCCGGCCTCGCGCACCGTCAGCCAGGTGCAATTGTGGGAGAACATCTGGAACGACGAATATGTCAAAGCTTACCGGATGATGGACCGCTGGGGCACGGATACCTTGCCGCTGGCCGGCGAATACTTTCGCACCATTACCAAGGACCTGATGTGGGACAACAAGCTCTACAACGACACCATGTCGGTCGGCGGGCGGGCGGCGGATATTTCCAAGATCAAAGTGCCGATCCTGCATGCGGTCGCCGAGCACGATCACATCGTGCCCTACGACGCGGCGAAACACCTGATCACCAAGGTCGGCTCGACGGACAAGGAAGAGGTGATGCTGAAGGGCGGTCACGTCAGCCTTGTCGCCGGCGCCAATGCCATCAAGCGGCTGTGGCCGAAACTGGACTCCTGGCTAGGTAAGAGATCAACATGA
- a CDS encoding alpha/beta fold hydrolase → MLAHQPPQIARANGIDICYEIFGDPAAEPLVLIMGLGAQMIHWDDDFCRQLAARGFRVVRFDNRDIGKSSHLSGGKRLTPFELLKLRFLKIPVAATYKLIDMAKDTVGLMDVLGIKSAHLVGASMGGMIAQEIALSFPQRVRSLTSIMSTTGNPKIPPPTREAAAVLMAPPPRTKEEYFERFAKTWKVLRVGSFPEDEALDPARAARTYERGLNPAGVGRQLRAVLASGSRKERLAQVKVPTLVIHGTVDPLVRPEGGKDTAASIPGAKLLMIEGMGHALPIPMWPQIIGAIDEHAHRAAAKAA, encoded by the coding sequence ATGCTCGCCCATCAGCCGCCACAGATTGCTCGCGCCAACGGCATCGACATTTGCTACGAGATTTTCGGCGATCCGGCCGCGGAACCGCTGGTGCTGATCATGGGGCTCGGCGCCCAGATGATCCATTGGGATGACGATTTCTGCCGCCAGCTCGCAGCGCGCGGCTTTCGTGTCGTCCGCTTCGACAACCGCGACATCGGCAAGTCCTCCCATCTTTCCGGCGGCAAGCGGCTGACGCCGTTCGAACTGCTGAAGCTGCGGTTCCTGAAGATTCCGGTCGCGGCAACCTATAAATTGATCGACATGGCCAAGGACACGGTCGGCCTGATGGATGTGCTCGGCATCAAGTCGGCACATCTGGTCGGCGCCTCGATGGGCGGCATGATTGCCCAGGAAATCGCGCTGTCGTTTCCGCAGCGGGTGCGTTCGCTGACCTCGATCATGTCGACGACGGGCAATCCCAAAATACCGCCGCCGACGCGCGAAGCCGCCGCAGTGCTGATGGCACCGCCGCCGCGAACGAAGGAGGAATATTTCGAGCGGTTCGCCAAGACCTGGAAAGTGCTGCGCGTCGGCTCGTTTCCTGAAGATGAGGCACTCGATCCTGCGCGCGCCGCGCGCACGTACGAGCGCGGCCTCAATCCAGCCGGTGTCGGCCGGCAGTTGCGGGCGGTGTTGGCTTCCGGCAGCCGCAAGGAACGGCTGGCTCAAGTGAAGGTGCCGACACTCGTCATTCACGGCACGGTCGATCCGCTGGTGCGTCCCGAAGGCGGCAAAGACACCGCAGCGTCGATTCCCGGCGCAAAGCTACTGATGATCGAAGGCATGGGCCACGCACTGCCGATCCCGATGTGGCCGCAGATTATCGGCGCGATCGACGAGCACGCGCATCGCGCGGCGGCGAAGGCGGCCTAA
- a CDS encoding spermidine synthase, whose amino-acid sequence MIPWEKIDTARIPGTDDELRLMRRGKEFSIMLGTNELMNSRLSGSEAALATLAAKKIDVTDPRVLIGGLGMGFTLRAALGAFGSKAQIVQVELVPAVVAWARGPMAEIFGDSLGDPRVNIREGDVAEIIRSHRGAFDAVLLDVDNGPEGLTRKANDALYSLTGLKAAQTALRPGGVLAVWSSGPNPAFAKRLRGANFDVNEVNVRATGRGGGARHVIWIATKS is encoded by the coding sequence ATGATTCCCTGGGAAAAGATCGACACCGCCCGTATTCCCGGCACCGACGATGAACTCCGCCTGATGCGCCGCGGCAAGGAGTTCTCCATCATGCTCGGCACCAACGAGCTGATGAACAGCCGTCTGTCAGGTTCTGAGGCTGCGCTTGCCACGCTTGCGGCAAAGAAGATTGACGTCACAGACCCCCGCGTACTGATCGGCGGATTAGGCATGGGCTTTACGTTGCGCGCGGCGCTTGGCGCGTTCGGAAGCAAAGCGCAGATCGTGCAAGTCGAACTGGTCCCCGCTGTCGTTGCATGGGCACGCGGCCCGATGGCGGAAATTTTTGGGGACAGCCTCGGCGATCCCCGCGTGAACATTCGGGAGGGGGATGTCGCCGAAATCATCCGGTCGCATCGCGGAGCCTTCGATGCCGTTCTCCTCGACGTCGATAACGGGCCGGAAGGGCTGACCCGCAAGGCCAATGATGCGCTCTACAGTTTAACTGGATTGAAAGCGGCGCAGACGGCGCTGCGGCCCGGCGGCGTGCTGGCTGTCTGGTCGTCCGGACCCAATCCAGCGTTCGCAAAGCGTCTTCGTGGTGCAAACTTCGACGTCAACGAAGTCAACGTCCGCGCCACCGGAAGGGGTGGCGGTGCGCGTCACGTCATCTGGATCGCCACGAAGAGTTAA